One Prolixibacteraceae bacterium DNA segment encodes these proteins:
- the cobA gene encoding uroporphyrinogen-III C-methyltransferase: protein MKHTVSIVGAGPGDPDLLTVKAYRLLKNADVVLYDSLMGEEILKVIPDNADKIYVGKTHCDKQSQSVRQERINNLMLDGYLKNRRVVRLKTGDPLIFGRGGEEIRFLKEHNVSYELVPGVTAGIAAANNFQIPITERCVNTTLLFCTGTTATNEFKQFESIALMIKEGTPLVLYMGLKNIDNIIEQLLLYDVSPSTKIAAISKVSYVDQSMISGDLSNFAQIVKDNPLPTPTVILIGQSVESLMEKV, encoded by the coding sequence ATGAAACATACTGTTTCGATTGTTGGTGCTGGTCCTGGTGATCCAGACTTGTTGACGGTCAAAGCTTACAGGTTGCTTAAAAATGCAGATGTAGTCTTGTATGATAGTCTAATGGGGGAAGAGATCCTTAAGGTAATTCCTGATAATGCAGATAAAATTTATGTTGGGAAAACTCATTGTGATAAGCAAAGTCAGAGTGTACGTCAAGAACGTATTAATAACTTGATGTTGGATGGCTATTTGAAGAATAGGAGAGTTGTTCGCCTAAAAACAGGTGACCCGCTTATTTTTGGGCGTGGAGGTGAAGAGATTCGTTTTTTAAAGGAACATAATGTCTCTTACGAACTTGTTCCAGGTGTGACAGCAGGGATTGCTGCAGCTAATAATTTTCAAATACCTATTACGGAGAGGTGTGTAAATACAACTTTACTCTTTTGTACAGGAACTACTGCAACTAATGAGTTTAAGCAGTTTGAATCTATTGCATTGATGATTAAAGAAGGAACACCACTTGTCTTGTACATGGGGCTTAAAAATATCGATAATATAATAGAGCAGTTGTTGTTGTATGATGTAAGTCCTTCTACTAAGATAGCTGCAATCTCCAAAGTCTCATATGTCGACCAAAGTATGATTTCTGGTGATTTATCAAATTTTGCACAAATTGTAAAAGACAATCCATTGCCTACTCCTACTGTTATTTTAATTGGACAAAGCGTAGAATCTTTGATGGAAAAGGTTTAA